From Panicum hallii strain FIL2 chromosome 2, PHallii_v3.1, whole genome shotgun sequence, a single genomic window includes:
- the LOC112882191 gene encoding WEB family protein At2g38370-like, protein MAINPILAPPCSLPLASIPLARSLRRHPPKPPQNPRKMRNITSFPPARVPMNGEPEPQDLAPPSAPGGLEARAEVDTSAPFKSVREAVDHFGGSTAWSSHVIRRMFAPPKKQEIEELTNLEEQTAQLEKELSIKERETLDVLKELESTKKVIADLKLKVQNEEACTFSISEETDQVEVPTEEGPAEKQSENVLEPEVRMPDQDAQPQQAPCSSVLKELEQAKANLNRTTSDLAAIRASIESLQNDIAKEKVLVERSREKVRANTTLISSLEDELDQTTQKLQTLRDLQRRRQDPSDIFIEIKKMTSELEQLRNTANASKSEAVMLAAEIEQMRASIGTAEVRCLAAKKIEEAARAAEALALAEIKILLSNEASSAEGLQGADGMDLSLEEYSELAAKAQEAEELSRKKIEAAMVQVDEANQSESILLKKLEEAQLQVDECKKALQVAHKRVDAANRGKIALEEALHRCRSATGQKRRSFHDHPKFKHAAPRCKVSHSLDIMDVSNGSLKPTLSIGQILSMKLMGPDGYDKSVWEDTSETSNVSLGQILNRRRTIVYSSDAAPHKKFSGKRKKFAFTGLSVLLARQAKSKKKKESH, encoded by the exons ATGGCGATAAATCCAATTCTCGCTCCGCCATGTTCGCTTCCACTGGCTTCGATTCCTTTGGCTCGCTCTCTCCGTCGTCACCCACCAAAGCCCCCACAAAACCCAAGAAAGATGAGAAACATCACCAGCTTTCCCCCCGCACGAGTCCCCATGaacggcgagcccgagccgcaaGATTTGGCCCCGCCCTCCGCCCCCGGAGGCCTGGAGGCCAGGGCGGAGGTCGACACCTCTGCACCCTTCAAGTCGGTGCGGGAGGCCGTCGACCACTTCGGCGGCAGCACCGCCTGGAGCTCCCACGTCATCAGGCGCATGTTCGCGCCCCCAAAG AAACAGGAGATTGAAGAACTGACCAATCTTGAGGAGCAGACCGCCCAGCTAGAGAAGGAGCTCAGCATCAAAGAAAGGGAGACGCTTGATGTGCTGAAAGAGTTGGAGTCCACCAAGAAGgtgattgcagatttgaagctaaaGGTTCAGAACGAAGAAGCTTGTACATTTTCCATCTCTGAGGAGACGGACCAAGTTGAGGTACCCACTGAAGAAGGACCTGCTGAAAAGCAGTCTGAAAATGTACTCGAACCTGAAGTGCGTATGCCTGACCAAGATGCCCAGCCGCAGCAGGCTCCTTGTTCTTCAGTGTTAAAGGAGCTTGAGCAGGCCAAAGCTAACTTAAACAGGACCACGAGTGATTTAGCAGCTATAAGGGCCTCCATTGAGTCGTTACAGAATGACATCGCAAAAGAGAAAGTCTTGGTGGAGAGAAGCCGAGAGAAGGTGCGCGCCAATACCACATTGATTTCGTCACTTGAGGATGAACTGGACCAGACCACACAGAAGTTGCAGACTCTGAGGGATCTGCAGAGGAGGCGTCAAGATCCGTCAGACATCTTCATCGAGATCAAGAAGATGACATCTGAGCTAGAGCAGCTCAGGAACACGGCAAATGCATCGAAATCTGAAGCTGTTATGTTGGCTGCTGAAATTGAGCAGATGAGAGCTAGCATTGGCACTGCTGAGGTGAGGTGTCTTGCAGCCAAGAAGATAGAAGAGGCGGCCAGAGCAGCAGAAGCTCTTGCACTCGCGGAGATCAAGATCCTACTAAGCAATGAAGCTTCATCAGCTGAGGGTCTCCAGGGTGCAGATGGCATGGACCTTTCATTGGAAGAGTACTCTGAGCTTGCTGCCAAAGCTCAAGAGGCTGAGGAATTGTCAAGAAAGAAAATTGAAGCGGCAATGGTGCAGGTCGATGAAGCCAACCAGTCAGAATCCATCTTGCTTAAAAAGTTGGAAGAAGCTCAATTACAAGTTGATGAATGTAAGAAGGCACTACAAGTGGCCCACAAGAGGGTGGATGCTGCCAACCGAGGCAAGATCGCACTAGAAGAGGCTCTTCATAGATGTCGATCTGCAACTGGACAGAAGAGGCGTTCATTCCATGACCATCCCAAGTTCAAGCATGCAGCACCGCGTTGCAAAGTTTCTCATAGTTTGGATATCATGGACGTTTCAAACGGTTCCTTGAAGCCAACATTGTCGATCGGTCAGATATTGAGTATGAAGCTAATGGGGCCTGATGGGTATGACAAAAGTGTTTGGGAAGATACAAGTGAAACTTCTAATGTGTCACTTGGGCAGATTCTGAACCGAAGGCGTACCATTGTGTATAGCAGTGATGCGGCTCCTCACAAGAAATTCTCAGGAAAAAGGAAGAAGTTTGCGTTTACGGGACTCTCAGTTTTATTGGCAAGGCAAGCCAAGAGCAAGAAGAAAAAGGAATCACATTAG
- the LOC112882192 gene encoding CBL-interacting protein kinase 29-like, translating to MSPATGAVASAAPGEESPAATVLLGRYELGDLLGRGASAKVYRARDLLTGRSVAIKSFPNPRAGAGGAEEGRRPVAIEREAAILRRLRHRHVVRLHEILATRKKVHFVLDLAAGGELFSLVDASGRMTEDLARHYFRQLISAVRYCHARGVFHRDIKPENLLLDEAGELKVADFGLGAVADGNLRHTLCGTPAYVAPEILSRKGYDPAKVDIWSCGVVLFVLAAGYLPFNDASLVNMYRKIYAGKFRCPSWFSPALRDLLRRVLDPNPDARIDADGIAGHPWFCHGAGGEELARLMRGHEEEAWFKAEFKEDMAREMTAFDILSFSAGSDLSALFGAGPGKERVFVSEPAAAVLSRVEAAGRKEGYRVRREGKRGTGPVYLEEESGGIVAKASVFKLADAVSVVEVVKGDGAEAALFWTERLEPAVKPPVLS from the coding sequence ATGTCGCCCGCCACCGGCGCCGTCGCATCCGCCGCGCCGGGAGAGGAATCTCCCGCCGCCACGGTGCTCCTCGGAAGGTACGAGCTCGGCGACCTCCTCGGCCGCGGCGCGTCCGCAAAGGTGTACCGCGCGCGGGACCTCCTCACCGGCCGGTCCGTCGCGATCAAGTCATTCCCCAacccccgcgccggcgccggcggggccGAGGAGGGGCGCCGCCCCGTGGCCATTGAGCGCGAGGCGGCCATCCTCCGCCGCCTGCGCCACCGCCACGTGGTGCGCCTCCACGAGATCCTAGCCACGCGCAAGAAGGTCCATTTCGTcctcgacctcgccgccggcggcgagctcttCTCGCTCGTCGACGCCTCCGGCCGCATGACGGAGGACCTCGCCAGGCACTACTTCCGGCAGCTCATCTCCGCCGTGCGCTACTGCCACGCGCGCGGGGTGTTCCACCGCGACATCAAGCCGGAGAACCTGCTCCTCGACGAGGCCGGGGAGCTCAAAGTCGCCGACTTCGGCCTCGGCGCCGTGGCTGACGGCAACCTCCGCCACACGCTCTGCGGCACCCCGGCGTACGTCGCGCCGGAGATCCTGTCGAGGAAAGGGTACGACCCGGCCAAGGTGGACATCTGGTCCTGCGGCGTGGTTTTGTTCGTGCTCGCCGCCGGGTACCTCCCCTTCAACGACGCCAGCCTCGTCAACATGTACCGCAAGATCTACGCGGGCAAGTTCCGGTGCCCGAGCTGGTTCTCGCCGGCGCTCCGCGACCTGCTGCGCCGCGTGCTGGACCCGAACCCGGACGCCCGCATTGACGCCGACGGCATCGCGGGCCACCCGTGGTTCTGCcacggcgccggcggtgaggagctGGCCCGCCTCATGCGGGGCCACGAGGAGGAGGCCTGGTTCAAGGCCGAGTTCAAGGAGGACATGGCGAGGGAGATGACCGCGTTCGACATCCTGAGCTTCTCCGCCGGGTCCGACCTGTCCGCGCTCTTCGGCGCCGGGCCGGGCAAGGAGCGGGTGTTCGTCagcgagcccgccgccgccgtgctgaGCCGCGTGGAGGCGGCCGGGCGGAAGGAAGGGTACCGCGTGAGGAGGGAAGGGAAGCGGGGCACCGGGCCGGTCTACCTGGAGGAGGAGAGCGGCGGCATCGTGGCGAAAGCGAGCGTCTTCAAGCTCGCCGACGCGGTGTCCGTGGTGGAGGTCGTGAAGGGCGACGGCGCGGAGGCCGCGCTGTTCTGGACCGAGCGGCTCGAGCCGGCCGTGAAGCCCCCGGTGCTGAGCTGA